The DNA window CTTCTGGGGCCGCCATCAATGATGGTGGTGCCACCGGAAACATACTGGTTGTAGGTCAGCACATTGCTGTAACCATCGGGGTTGAGGGCCACCACCGTGACGTAACCTGAACGGGTGGTGTTCAGGCGGAAACTGACCTGTTCACCCACATAGTAGTTGCTGTTGGTGCCCCGGCCGGGTTCAAAGGAATTGATGTAGTTGGAGGTGTCCAGGCTGATGGTGGCCGAAGGTGCGGTCACCCGGACGGTGCAGGCGCTCAGGGAACCGGCACCCAGCAAAAGCAAAGCAGCAAACATCAGACGTTTTTTCATGTTTCCAGTGTAGGAGGGGCCCGCTGATTTAACATGCGCGTCTGCTGAAGAAGCACTTCAGGCTTCTCTCATTGAGGTCTTGCTTAACCTGCCCCAGACAGCTGAAAATGCTCGCCAAACCTGACCACACAATTCCTGCCGTTGGCTTTGGCCTGATAGAGCGCCTGGTCTGCCCGGTGGATCAGGGCATCATGGCTTTCTTGCGGAGCATGCTCGGCCACCCCAAAACTGGCACTGAATCCCTGCAGGTCCTGCACAGCGCTGGTCAGGAACGATTCCCGGATCTGTTCTGCCACCTTCTGGGCTTCTTCAAGGGAGGTGGAGGGAAGCAAAATCAGGAACTCCTCTCCTCCCCAGCGGCCCAGGTGGTCGTGCTGGCGCAACACTTCACGGGCTTTTTCGCTGGCCCGTTTCAGCACTTCATCTCCGGTGGCATGACCGTAACGGTCATTGATGCGTTTGAAGTGATCCAGATCAAACAGGATCACACTGAAGCGGGATTCGGTCAGCTGGGTTTCCAGCACCTCATACAGCCGCCTGCGGTTGAGGGCTCCAGTCAGCAGGTCGGTGTAGGCAATCTGGTGCAGCCAGTGGTTGCGTTCGTGCTCCCTCACCCACTGTTCTTTGTAGACCCCCAGCACATAAACCAGACCCACAATGACCGAAGTGATCAGCTGTGTGCGCAGAAAGTCATCCAGCATCAGC is part of the Deinococcus roseus genome and encodes:
- a CDS encoding DUF4384 domain-containing protein gives rise to the protein MKKRLMFAALLLLGAGSLSACTVRVTAPSATISLDTSNYINSFEPGRGTNSNYYVGEQVSFRLNTTRSGYVTVVALNPDGYSNVLTYNQYVSGGTTIIDGGPRSYFEVAPPRGYQRVRAIFTTQSQNGYSRASIEGRYDSGQWDAQVKFYLQPVPTQARDVVETGFWIR
- a CDS encoding GGDEF domain-containing protein is translated as MFDAAVIRRRIYLLLGILVTLGGVVAAYTLQFSVEVQNVSQTLLGLGAAVLLGFFLRNRIALKTLEHVSMGLFIVFWLSRFLVEILSPVYVLGSLPLRSDTGLIILTLMVFIALPVLTAMRIAQGLYLVFICFPWLVLMLVPERRGMLMLDDFLRTQLITSVIVGLVYVLGVYKEQWVREHERNHWLHQIAYTDLLTGALNRRRLYEVLETQLTESRFSVILFDLDHFKRINDRYGHATGDEVLKRASEKAREVLRQHDHLGRWGGEEFLILLPSTSLEEAQKVAEQIRESFLTSAVQDLQGFSASFGVAEHAPQESHDALIHRADQALYQAKANGRNCVVRFGEHFQLSGAG